The genomic interval ggagtccgaggtgggtggaccacaaggtcaggacttcaagatcagcctggccaacatagtgaaaccccatctctactaaaaatacaaaaattagccaggcatggtggcatgcacctgtagtcccagctactggggaggctgaggcagggaaattgcttgaacccaggaggtggagattgtggtgagctgagcttataccactgcactacagtctaggcaacagagtgagactccatctcaaaaaaaaaaagtttttaatatttttacatgaagTATGATTTTTACTCTAGGCTTCTCTTACAGATGTCCTTGatctagtttaaaaaatatattttttcataatagaTGAGTGATGATTTTTGAACCATATTTCTataaatttgcatataatttttgTCATCTAATCTGTTAAGTGGCATGCCAATCCTAACCCTATTTGTCTCACATCCATTGTTTACTCTTGCTCTGCTCTTTCTGTACTATGCAGAGCCTGACTCTCAATCCCTAGGCTCCCCCACGTCTGGATGCCAACTGGGTTCTACAACAAGAGGCAGCAGTAGGAGATTAGAGTCTACAGAAATTGGAGGGGTCAGCAGTTTTCTCCTTCTTGCTCtagttatttgaaaacaaaatcatataggataattgtataaatattattaattataaaaaagcagaaaatatagtcaatgacattatataaaatatagatgcagaagagattcaaatataaaataactatatACTGTTATCTCAGAGTAACAAACTGGTCGATGAAGAAAGGTTTCTACCTATAGTAGAATTTCAGTTAATAAGCTAAGAATGAATAATGGAAAGAGATAATTATCCTTGTATAGCCCCTAGTATTATAGACAAAGAATAAAAGTCATGATCTTCAGCACTGCCAATGTCACCAAAAAGGGAGACCTGTACATAGGCATTGAGTATACACAATAAAAGTACACAGAATATTTTTTGGAGTGGTTTTGCCAAAGAACAAAGTCTTAATCTGAACAAGTTGCTACCATTAACTACTAATGACATGGGAAGTGTCAGGTATATCGGGTTCATTGTACTGTCATTTCTACTACTGCATGTGTTTAAGAATTTGTATCATAAaccattttaatataaatattatgtccTTCCATTTGAAAACCCAAGTGAAATGAACTAATTTTTAGCAAAATATAAGTGGATAAAATAGGTtcataaaacatacagaaaaataaacaacacaaaCTGAAATTGTAGTCAAAGATCAAGTCATCCTCAGTTTAAAAATCAGTTAGTTTTGAAGGCCAGTTGcactatatattcagagacaaaaaatagtgtctttttttttaaataaaaggtgaattattttattaattttttttttcttttttaaaaaatttattatactttaagttctgggatacatgtgcagaacgtaaaAATGTTGTCTAATGGAAGCTCACCCAAAAGAtccaaaaattttgaaattattcaaaatatttttaccagTTAACATTTGTTGAtagaaaaaacagataaagatGCTCCAAGTAAAGAGCATTTGAACCAACGCTATTCACAATTAGACAATATCCTAAGTAAATGAATAAGATATTCAATATCAGAGTGAAGAGGGCCTTCATGCTTTCCCCACCGCCCCTTTGTTGCCCCTGTGAGGCCTCCATCAGGTGTAACTGGATGTGACACCCCCGACTTCCTCTTCTGGTCCGGGGACGTGACTTCTTTGATCTGAGGAAGGTGCACGGTAGTCAGCAGAGGAACAACTTGCTGCCGGCACTGCCAGGTGTCAAGGTAAAACTCTAACTGAGACTTAAGGGAATACAGGGCCCCACAGATAAGAGCCCCGGGTCCTGCAGTCAACTCTGAGAAGCCGTGAGCTTGACTTTCAGGCTGAACCTAGCCCACATTACTCCCTGGGGAATCTGATTGAGATGAAGGCCTTATTGGGCAAGAGTGAGAGTCCTCAGATTTGCCGagagtcaaaaaaagaaaagaagaaagcccTTGAGTGAGTACTGAGAGATCACTCACCATAGAACTTTGGCGGACACACTGAGCGTCGGCCAGCCAGTCCCTCAGCCCTGCAAGGATTGGGGCAGCCAGAAGTGTCGGTTATTGACTTCAGCTTGCAGAGTCTGCGGGAGGTGAAGCATTAGTCTGATATAGGCAGTGTCATGTCGGCAGAGGAAGGAGTCTCAGGCCCTGCGGGAGTCTAGGTGAGGACCCTGCGTGAGTTTTAAGGTTCTGCAGTCTCCACAAAAAGGGTTGTACCGCAGTGTCTAGGTCATGTTGTCATTTCTGGGTGTCCGTTTGtgaggtattttattatttcctttgtgGATGTCTCAATAGAGGTGAAGTCTTGGTTGGATGGGAGCAGTATTATTTAGCGGACTGGAGGGAGCACATTAACAACTAGTTTCCAGTATGGGGACCccatgtgagaattatgggatTATCAACTGATGACAGAGAAGGATCCAAGGAGCTTTTCCCCTCCCTGGGAGACTCACCCTAGGGGTGTCAAACTGAAGAGATTGCTAATTTTCTCCTGCGGTCTTAGGGAAGTGAAGGTTTTGTCTGAGCAGATTACATCAGGCCAGCAGAAGGAGTGCCAGGCCTTGGCAAGTTTCATTGAGTTCTGTCTGAAGGGAAAATACACTGCATAAAATTGTAGACCCTCAGGTCACAGAGAATGTTTGGGAGACCCAAACAGAGATAGTCAGATGAAACACCCACACACTGCTCCATGGTGTTCAGTGAGAAGGAGGTCTTACTGTGAGGGAAAACTTAAGTCAGAAGGAGAAATTCCAGGCCATGAAAAAGATCTGAACCACGTATTCTGAAACAGAGTGTTACCATGGGGCTGTTCTCTGCCGCTTTGGTCAACCCTTGGAGACCCCTGACATGGGAGCCCACCATTCAAACAACTTCATGTCATCCTTTTTTGGTTTTGCACAGGTGTGGGCCTTGGTTTGAAGGAGCTAAGTAAGGCCATCAGAGGGAAGATTCCTGGGTGCTTAAGGGATTCAAAGTAAGGATATGGACTTAGGACTGAGAGAAGAACCCAACCCAGAACACAGGTGGCCCCACAATCTCCACCCATGGTGTCAGTCATGGGAGGCCAGATATCTAGATGAAGTGTCCCTTCACATCTTCCTTGGTGGTCACTGAAGGGTGAATCTTTAGCATAAGGAGGGAACATCAGGCCAGCAGAGACGAGGAGTCTCTCACAGTGCCAGGAGTGAAACTGCAGACATTGAGTATAAATGAAGGAGACACCCATTCCAGTACAGTTGGGACCTCCATGAGCTCCACTGTGCCTCTGTGTTCAGCCCTTGGAAGTCCAAGGCAGGAGTGGTAAGAATTCCCATACTGTCTTTATCTTCAGGGGTCTCAGGAAGTGAGTGTCATGGCCTGAACGGCAGCCTCAAGTCTATACAGGGGTAGGTGCATAAGGGTTACCAGGAGGCTAGGTGAAGACACAGGCTTAAGACTGAGAGATGTCTCATCTCTTCCTTTACAGTTGTCACAGGGagatgagatttttctttttttctggccagAGTGGCAAAGCTATCAGAAGGTGGGGACTGAAGCCCAACCAGTAGTCAAAGTAAGGACCCCGAGTGAGGTCTCAGGGAACAACCCATTCCAGATAATGGGGACAAGAATGTAGCCCTGCTTAGCCCTGCTGTCAGTTGTGACAGGCTGTGGGCAGGGTTGTCAGGCTGAGATATCTTCTTATTTCCTGTTCAGTGAACTCAGGATAACAAAGATTTTGGTCTAAGGAAGTGATATTAGGTCCTAGATGCTTCCATTAGTCAAGGGGAAGACCTTAAGTGAGGCTGATGGGAACACTCACCCCAGAATGGAGTAGTCTCCACAGAGGCATGTCCTGCTTATTTCATACACTGGGGTCTTATGGAGGTGGTGTtcttgaaatgaaaacagaaggtTCAGATAAGCATTGGATTGGGTGTCCAGGAAGTGCAAGGAGTTAACATAGAGATGCACAGTAAGGACCAATAGGAATCTACTCCAGGATATATGTCACCAAAGAGCCCTGATAACTTTTTCAGCCCAGGGATCCATGGGCAGGGATCAGATGACAAGCACCcactctcttcttttttgagagttTCTGTCCTGTGAGGTTCTTGATCAGTGTACTTGTGTCATATCAGATTAGTAGACAAAGGAGGCCAGGATCTGTGAAAAGTCACAGTAAGGACCTCAAGTAAGGTCCAGAGTCTGTCCACACAAGAACAAAGAAAGCTTCACAGTATCTAGCCTTTGTTAATAACACTGTGAAGTCCCAGTAGTTGGGGATAGGTAGTGTTCTTTATCACTTCCTTCTCAAGCAACTCAGGGAGATGAGGTATTCTTGAAGGCAAAAAGTGTGGCATTAGTTAGCATACCTCATCACTAACCAAGTCAAGGAGCCTGAATGAAAACTGAGGCCCACCCACTGCAGAAGCGTAGGGATTATGAAGACTCAAATACTGTAATTTTGTCGGCCCTGAGAGGGTATGGGTAAAGCCATTAGGTGGAGGTGATACCTCACTACCTCCTCCAGGTCTTGAAGAGGTAGAAGCTTTTGTCTGAGGGGGCAACATTaggttaacaacaacaacaaaaaggatccCACCCAGGACCTGCCTAGATTCAAAGGAAGGCACCTGAATAACTGAGGGGAGTACCCACACCAGGACAGTGGCTCTCACGGAATCTAGATCCTGCTGTCAACCCAGGTAAACTCCAGGTTGGGTAACTGGAAGAAGTACCTGACACTTCCTTCTCAGTTGTCATTAGAGATTTGACTTTGGTCTTGGGGACACAGCCTCACATTACCTCTGGGGAAGTGACACAGGCCCTATCAGATGCCAAACTACTGCCACTTCTATCCATCAACTGATGGTATTACCCTCCTCAGACCAAAAGGAGTTCTACTGAGCCCAACTACAAGTGTCTGCTGTGAACCTGAAAATTCTCTTGTTGGGTTGGCTGGCTGCACCCTGAGAATTCTCACTTCATCCTTGAGGTTCTTGGTAGACCCAGAAACTGGAATAACAGACCTGTGAGGCTCTATAACATTGCTGTCGGGAGAAGTCTATAGGCAGTGGCTGTCGGGAGAAGTCTATATGCAGTTGAGTTTACCAGCTGAGGACATTTacaccctttctctctctgttagGCAGTGATTCTTTATTGCCTGCCCTCCTGTCCACACTCTTGCCTACTGCCACCCACAAGGGTCATCATGTCTCAGTATCAGGGGAGTCCACGAAGCACACATGATCAGCACCTTCAGACCCTCAGTGAGACCCAGAGTCTAGAGGTTTCCCAGGTCTCCAAGGCTATGGAGAAGAccatcctctcctcctcccatcctctaGTGCCTGGCAATCTGAAGGAAGCTCCTGCTGCTAAGACAGTGAGTTCTCTTGAGGGTCCTCAGAGTTCCTGCTCCTCTTCCATTGCCATAACAGCCACCTCATCCGGTGAATCTGATGAGGGTTCCAGCAGccaagaagaggaggaggccacATCAGACCCTGAGAATATGCCTGCAGATGCTCTTGACCAGAAAGTGGCTTTTTTGGTGAATTTCATACTGCAAAAGTATCAAATGAAAGAGCCAATAACAAAGGCAGATGTGATGAAAACAAAGATTATCATCAAAGATGATGAGAGCCACCTCTCTGAGATCTTCCTGAGAGCTTCTGAGTGCCTAGAGATGATCTTTGGCCTTGATGTGAAGAAGGTGGACCCCACCGCCTGTAGATATGGCCTCTTCATCAAACTGGGCCTCACCTATGACGGGATGCTGAGTGGTAAAAAGGGTAAGCCCAAGACTGGCCTCCTGATACTTGTCCTGGGTGCAATCTTCATAAAGGGTAATTGTGCCACTGAAGAGGAAGTCTGGGAAGTACTGAGTTTGACAGGAGTATATTCGGGGAAGAAGCACTTCATCTCTGGAGAGCCCAGGGAGCTCATTACCAAAGATTTTGTGAAGGAGGAGTACCTGGAGTACCAGCAGGTGGCCAACAGTGATCCTGCAGGATATGAATTCCCGTGGGGCCCAAGAGCCAAGGCTGAAACCAGCAAGATGAAAGTCCTAGAGTTTGTGGCCAAAATTCATGGGACTCACCCAGATTCTTACCCATCTCAGTATGAGGAGGCTCTGAAAGATGAAAGAGCTAGAGCCAAAATTTGAGTCAGGGCTGACTCCAGTTCCACAGCCACTGTGAGTTCCAGTGCTGTGTCTGGTAGCTTCTCCCATACCTAGTGAAGTCAAGGATAGATATTTTATGTATCATTTGCAGAAAGCAGATGGTGTTCAAGGATGCAggtccagggtggggctggaggaaAAACAGTATATATCATCTGGGTCCCTATTTTGTATGGGTTACTTgacaatttattcttttatttttattttttatttttttaattttttattggattttaggttttggggtacatgagcagagcatgcaagacagttgcgtaggtacacacatggcagtgtgctttgcttttcttctccccttcacccacatttggcatttctccccaggctatccctccccacctccccctcccactggccctccccttttccccgcaatagacccaagtgtttagtactcccctttctgtgtccatgtgttctcatttttcatcacccgcctgtgagtgagaatatgcggtatttcattttctgttcttgtgtcagtttgctgaggatgatgttctccagattcatccatgtccctacaaacgacacaaactcatcatttctgattgctgcataatattccatggtgtatatgtgccacattttcccaatccagtctattatcaatgggcatttgggttgattccaggtctttgctattgtaaacagtgctgcatattcttttattttttaatggatataTTATTCAGAtgctgtttcttttaaaagacatttaggTAGCTTCCAGATCTCCAAGTTTTGAATAATATTTGTCATCCATTTAATGATTTTCATGAGGTTTAGTGGCAAAAGTTTAGCTAATTTTGTCAAACAGTTTGGGAAACCATCTATATTGTGTCCTGATATAGGTTGACACAACATTGCTAAGAACTCTGCTTTTAAAcatctgttttatgttttttcatGAGATTTAGTAGcaaaaattttgttaattttgtaaAGCAGATTGGGAAACCATCCATCTATATTGTGTTCTGGTATAGCATAACATAACATTACTATGaactttacttttaaatatttggaataaaagatataaaagatGATCAATATATTTCTTACTGAATGccttttagttttatgttttgtaAAATTAAGTGATAtatgcattaatttgcttaactTAGAAATATGTGAATAATAGATCTCCATAAATTGCACAGCATGCAAATTTATTCCCCGGATCTTAATTAAGCATTTTCTCTTTGGTAATAATCAGAATAATACTGGAATGCTAGGATAAACAAAGCCTAGgactttttcatataattgtaacTTATAGGAATGGAAATCTTATGATGGTGGTAGGATATTTTCTAATATCTAAAGGACAAATAAAGGGAGTTAATAGATGAATTTGGGGAATCCATATGAGACTGTCAAATATAGATGCCTTGAGGCAGAGAATTTTGGGGCTTTGAGAGATTAGAATGCTCAATGAGtagtaattttaatttcatttggcATGGTGAAAGATGAGGCTGAGAGAGTGATGATCAGGTATCAGACCTCGAGATGGTTTGTCTCAGAGTTGAGACCCAAAAGCCTGGTATGGAAAACTCCTCATCACAGTCACATTGAGATCATGGTTTAACCAGAGAAAAATCACCCAGGGAAGGAATGGCAATTGTTCTGCTCTTGTCCTTGTGTCATTGAACGTAGTTGACAAGTCTTGTTACATGCATCGTCTTGAGTTTTTGAGAGATAGCAGTGACACTTTCTTGAGGTGACATGAACTCAAACCACTGGGTTGGTAGTCATTACCCTGGGCAAGGAGAACCAAGTACCACTCCATTTAAGGGATATTTAAAATAGGTTATCTTCAACATATTTTAATTGCATACTCTaaagaatgtttatatttttgatgggggtgaaataaatgaaaacaagggTAGTTTGGGTAGAGGCAAGGTGTTGGTCCTTAAAAACTATGCTAGGAGTAGCATCAGCTAAAGAAGAAACTCTCGCTCTCATTATTGAAGGATATActtctgaatggaaaaaaatttgctGAGATTCAGCAacatattgtgaaaatgatttgCAAATGAGCTAGTGAATATAATCTTATGTGGCAAAGCATCTACTAGTTTTGGGGCTATAACCCCAAGAAACAGGATTTTGAAAAACACCCTGATAGTTGCAGTAGaattttaatgggatttttggTTTGACACTGTCTACTGACCACACAAACCAGTGAATGAGCTTACCTTAGTGCTTAAAAGCCGAAGCTTCTCCTATAAGTAACATGTGAGAAAAGATCATCAAAATAACTATGCAAACATCTATGGTATCTCAAGTCCTGAAAATTCTGGAGTCCTACTAGGCAGTAGAATATAACTTCTTGGTAGACATGATACCATTGAATAATATTAATTGATTACTTTTTAGAAATCTAGGCTTTCACTGTGCATAACTGCACCTCTGTTGATGTGCAGGCATTTTTAGTCAGGTGGTAGATAGCAGAGAATCCTAGGTCAAGGTTTTGCCAATGCACCTGTGGAAAATCAAAATATGCAACCCCAATATatgtttctttgacatattttgagatggctaGTCAGAGGAGCTGTATAGCTCTGAAAATAGCTCTGAAAGGCTGTCCTTTCTTAGGAAAGATTTACACCTGCAGAAAAATCTACATTAGTAAGGCAAATGGGATGCTTGGCAGAGGCTTTCTCTGGGTCCCTTTGTCTGCCTAAGAAGATTCTAAAAAAGATTCACAGAAAAAGGAGGCTAAAGGTCTGATGCTTCTAAATCTCTTACAGAGAAACTTTTGCCACAGGATACATCTATTCTTTCTTAGGACTGGTACCTGAGATACTTGATCTACATAACAAGAGAGGCTTTGCTTCCTGTGCTTCTCTTCAACCTTATATAATTTCGAGGGGTTTCAAGCCCCATCCATTTCTGTGTGGTACAAAAATTTCAGTTACCTGGCCTTTCTTTGAGTTACATATTTTGTGTAACACCGGTGCTCTTGCaccttaatacatttttatgacttttttttctgttaatctgTTCATTGTCAGTTTATTTCAGCAGAATTAAAGACTCAAACCttcagaggaggaaaaggaaatttCCTTCACCTTTACGCAAAGTAATGAGAAAATTCTCAGTATATTCTGATTATAGTGGTCACTGAAAATAATAGTGTAGAATTATGCTTTTGAGTGAAATATAATAAGCCCATGTGGCAGATATTTACAGGGTCCTTTCAACAGATCATTATGATGCTGTATTAGAAAGCGCTTGTTACatggtaggagaattgcttgaatcttggaggcagaggttgcagtgagccaagatcatgctacttcTTAAAGAAACTAAATATGACCTGAAAAGGACTCTGTACTTCTGTATTTGAGTCCTACTGGATGAAATGTAACCTGGCTTAACAGTCAGTTAAAATTgaaaaccaaaagccaaaatagacaaatgggacctaatcaaactccacagcttctgcacggcaaaagaaacagtcattagagtgaatcggcaaccaacagaatgggaaaacatttttgcagtttacccatctgacaaagggctgatatccagaatttacaaagaactcaaacagatttacaggaaaaaaacaaacaagcccattcaaaaatgggcaaaggatatgaacagacactttacaaaagaagacatacatgaggccaacaaacatatgaaaaaatgctcatcatcactggtcattacagaaatgcaaatcaaaaccacgttgagataccatctcacgccagttagaatggcgatcattaaaaaacctggagacaacagatgctggagaggatgtggagaaataggaacacttttacactgttggtgggagtgaaaattagatcaaccattgtggaagacagtgtggcgattcctcaaggccttagaaatagaaattccatttgacccagcaatcccattactgggtatatatccaaaggactataaatcgttctactataaggacacatgcacacgaatgttcattgcagcactgtttacaatagcaaagacctggaaccaacccaaatgcccatagatgatagactggattgggaaaatgtggcacatatacaccatggaatattatgcagcaatcaaaaatgatgagttcgtgtcatttgtagggacatggatgagtctggagaacatcattctcagcaaactgacacaagaacagaaaatgaaataccgcatattctcactcataggcgggtgatgaaaaatgagaacacatggacactgggaagggagtactaaacactggggtctactgggaagcataggggagggacagcggcgggggagctggggagggatagcctggggagaaatgccaaatgtgggggaaggggaggaaggcagcaaaacacactgccatgtgtgtacctatgcaactgtcttccatgttcttcacatgtaccccaaaacataaaatgcaataaaaaaaaaatttaaaacctaacCTAGTGGTATGCAACTGTGACAAAAGCTGAGTGTTGGTCCATCTCAGCGGCCATACTTCAACAACTCATAGACTGCAGAATGTTCAAACTGCCTTAAAATGAGGGAAATGCTGAGTTGTAACCAGTCTCCTTGTTTCTGTACCTTACTTTCGATTCCTATACCTCACTTTAcctttttgtctataaattttttCTGACCATGAGGCATCTCTGaagtctctgtgaatctgctgaTTCTGGAGactgcccaattcatgaatcatTCATTATTCAGTTAAACTCCTGTAAATTTAATTcggctgaagttttttttttattatactgcactctagcctgagcaacagagcatgactctgtctgaaaaaacaaaaaaattgtaacaATACAGATAAGTCACAATTTCTACCTGTATGATATTCCCTTATAATTCAGGCCCATCTCAGAGATAATCACAATAAATAGggtatattattttaaagcaaatgctAGGTTTTCTCATACATAGAGGTGCTACAAAAATGTATTGTAACTTTTAATCAGAATGGCTAGTGAGTACATATTATTTTGCCATATGGCTTGCTACTTCATTACATGAATGCAGGATCTTTCTATGATAATACACATAGATGTACTTCACCTTTGTAACTATCCAGTAGCATATATGTGCCATGATTAATTTAGCCATCTCTTTCCAATGGGCACATAGTTTACTCGTTTATTGCTATAACTTATAGAACTGAAATATtccaaatgtaaaatattgagCTAAAGTCTATTGTTCTGATAGCAAAGTGGAAATTAGGTTAAAGTGGGTAGTGTGTGgagattttaaatttgtataaataatataaacgTTTCATACCCCAAATGTTTACCCATTCATATTCTTACAAATAAATGCATGTAAATATTGTAaatgcacatattttattttataaaccaaaATGCTTAATTTGAGTGCTTCTCAAATTAGATTCAATTAGAATGACCAGGTGACAGGGAATGGGGTCAGATGAGACACTCCCACCTAGTATGGGATGAGGATCCAGGGAGAAAGCAATTTTCAGGGTTCATGAAAGAGACCCCATGTGTTAACAAAACCAAGTCTAGAGTGCCCAGAGCATGCTGGTAGTCACAATTCTGAATGCAGTTGATGATGGtttcataaatgggagttcccctgcacaagctccctTGCCCTCTGCCGTGTAAGATGTACTTTTGCTTCTCCTTTACCCTCTGCCATGATCATGAGGCCTCcctgaactgtgagtccattaaacctctttcctttataaattacccagtctcgggtatgtctttattagtagcatgaaaatgaactaatatagcaGAGTTTAGTGTAGCATGGAGAAAGGACTAGGAGAGAAGATAGAGAATCTGGGTAGAGAGTCCAGGGCAACTTAAATGACTAGGTTTGGGGAATCTCTGGGTCATAAGTAATAGCTAGATGTTATATGGTTATCAGAGTGGACAGGTCTACTGGATGAAAAAACAAGAGgcattacagacacccaccatccTTTAGAATGTCCCTGTCTACTGTCAGGCAAAGTATAGTTGTCTCTTCTGTAATATCCAGTAACATTATTGATTATTTCTGGGAAAGCTACATGTCTTGATTACTCTGTTGGTCCACTGAACACTTGCTAGTTTATCAGGACTTGGACCTGTCTTGATTAATGctgaaaatgtatattt from Callithrix jacchus isolate 240 chromosome X, calJac240_pri, whole genome shotgun sequence carries:
- the MAGEB16 gene encoding melanoma-associated antigen B16 — its product is MSQYQGSPRSTHDQHLQTLSETQSLEVSQVSKAMEKTILSSSHPLVPGNLKEAPAAKTVSSLEGPQSSCSSSIAITATSSGESDEGSSSQEEEEATSDPENMPADALDQKVAFLVNFILQKYQMKEPITKADVMKTKIIIKDDESHLSEIFLRASECLEMIFGLDVKKVDPTACRYGLFIKLGLTYDGMLSGKKGKPKTGLLILVLGAIFIKGNCATEEEVWEVLSLTGVYSGKKHFISGEPRELITKDFVKEEYLEYQQVANSDPAGYEFPWGPRAKAETSKMKVLEFVAKIHGTHPDSYPSQYEEALKDERARAKI